Proteins from a genomic interval of Papaver somniferum cultivar HN1 chromosome 4, ASM357369v1, whole genome shotgun sequence:
- the LOC113274982 gene encoding probable 3-hydroxyisobutyrate dehydrogenase-like 3, mitochondrial: METPYPKPINPNQTRIGWIGIGVMGQAMAARLISAGYSLTVYARTPQKAFSLQQKGAIIVNSPSDVANKSDIVFTMVGHPSDVKSVVLGDNGVLSGLTKGGVLIDTTSSDPVLAKEIASKAQSKGCFAIDSPVSGGDIGARDGKLAILAGGDSDVVKWLAPVYEVLGRVTYVGESGCGQSCKIANQITVGANLLGLSEGLVFAERAGLDMNRFVESIRGGAAGSMVMELFGKRMIERDFRAGGFATYMVKDLGMGVNGGEGKDAVVLPGAALSKQLFSSMVANGDGNMGTQGLITVIERINGKSV, translated from the coding sequence ATGGAGACTCCATATCCAAAACCCATAAACCCAAATCAAACCAGAATCGGATGGATAGGAATTGGAGTAATGGGTCAAGCTATGGCTGCTCGTTTAATCTCAGCTGGATATTCACTCACAGTATATGCTAGAACACCACAAAAAGCTTTTTCTCTGCAACAAAAAGGTGCGATAATTGTTAATTCACCTTCTGATGTTGCTAATAAGAGTGATATAGTGTTTACAATGGTTGGTCATCCATCAGATGTTAAATCTGTAGTCTTAGGCGATAATGGGGTTTTATCAGGTTTGACTAAAGGTGGAGTCTTGATTGATACAACTAGTAGTGATCCAGTTCTTGCTAAAGAAATTGCTTCAAAAGCCCAATCAAAGGGTTGTTTCGCAATTGATTCACCTGTATCTGGTGGAGATATTGGAGCTAGAGATGGGAAATTAGCAATACTTGCTGGTGGAGATTCTGATGTCGTGAAATGGTTAGCACCAGTTTATGAGGTTTTGGGGAGAGTTACTTATGTTGGAGAATCTGGGTGTGGGCAGAGTTGTAAGATTGCTAATCAGATTACAGTTGGTGCCAATTTGCTTGGATTGAGTGAAGGGTTAGTATTTGCAGAGAGAGCAGGACTTGATATGAATAGGTTTGTGGAATCAATTAGAGGTGGAGCTGCTGGTTCAATGGTGATGGAACTATTTGGGAAGAGAATGATTGAGAGAGATTTTAGAGCAGGTGGGTTTGCTACATATATGGTTAAAGATTTGGGAATGGGTGTCAATGGTGGAGAAGGGAAAGATGCAGTGGTTTTACCTGGTGCTGCATTGTCAAAGCAATTGTTTTCAAGTATGGTTGCTAATGGTGATGGTAATATGGGAACTCAAGGTCTTATTACTGTCATTGAGAGGATTAATGGTAAATCAGTTTAA